One genomic region from Phragmites australis chromosome 1, lpPhrAust1.1, whole genome shotgun sequence encodes:
- the LOC133890617 gene encoding protein STRICTOSIDINE SYNTHASE-LIKE 10-like, producing MGLNLATWLLLLVGLASFVPSCTAAQIKTTDTRWDFHLPLPNGVTGAESLAFDAKGEGPYAGVSDGRVLKWGGSTVGWTTFAYNANYRKIPLCTASVVPSEETESMCGRPLGLQFHTKTGDLYIADAYLGLMRVGPDGGEAEVLATGADGVPFNFVNGLDVDQATGDVYFTDSSTTYPRRFNTEIMMNADATGRLLKYGAQARRVTVLKAGLPYPNGVAVSRDGAHVVVAHTVPCQAFRYFLRGPKAGQYERFADLPGYPDNVRRDNKGGYWVALNQEKQRLDAKSATAPVKHLVGVRLDFDGVEHEELTAAKGVTLSDVAERNGQLWLGSVELEYVGLVA from the coding sequence ATGGGGCTCAACCTGGCGACGTGGCTCCTCCTTCTCGTCGGCCTAGCTAGTTTCGTCCCGTCGTGTACCGCTGCGCAGATCAAGACCACCGACACGCGCTGGGACTTCCACCTTCCTTTACCCAACGGCGTCACCGGCGCCGAGAGCCTCGCCTTCGACGCCAAGGGCGAGGGGCCCTACGCCGGCGTCTCGGACGGCCGCGTCCTCAAGTGGGGCGGCAGCACCGTCGGCTGGACCACGTTCGCGTACAACGCAAACTACAGGAAGATCCCGCTGTGCACGGCGTCCGTGGTGCCGTCGGAAGAGACGGAGAGCATGTGTGGACGGCCGTTGGGCTTGCAGTTCCACACCAAGACCGGCGATCTCTACATCGCCGACGCATACTTGGGGCTCATGAGGGTTGGACCCGACGGCGGCGAGGCTGAGGTGCTGGCGACCGGCGCGGACGGTGTCCCATTCAACTTCGTGAACGGCTTGGACGTCGATCAGGCTACCGGTGACGTGTACTTCACCGATAGCAGCACGACATATCCGAGGAGGTTTAACACCGAGATAATGATGAACGCGGACGCGACCGGGCGGCTGCTCAAGTACGGCGCGCAGGCGAGGCGCGTCACCGTGCTGAAGGCCGGCCTACCGTACCCGAACGGCGTGGCGGTCAGCCGCGACGGGGCGCACGTCGTGGTGGCGCACACCGTGCCGTGCCAGGCGTTCAGGTACTTCCTCCGCGGGCCCAAGGCGGGGCAGTACGAGCGCTTCGCGGACCTGCCTGGGTACCCGGACAACGTCAGGCGTGACAACAAGGGAGGCTACTGGGTGGCGTTGAACCAGGAGAAGCAGCGGTTGGACGCGAAGTCGGCGACGGCTCCCGTGAAGCACTTGGTTGGTGTCCGCCTTGACTTCGACGGAGTGGAGCACGAAGAGTTGACGGCGGCCAAGGGCGTCACGCTCAGCGATGTGGCGGAGAGGAACGGTCAGCTGTGGTTGGGGTCCGTGGAGCTCGAGTACGTCGGCCTGGTGGCTTGA
- the LOC133925447 gene encoding uncharacterized protein LOC133925447, giving the protein MLMAVTLPLPAVGAVAASPLAPVTATGAAAPLRSRPLRPIATPATTASSSYSTSASAVSSTPPSARHSRKHLAGRDGASAKPAKSRVFFLDVNPLCFRGSQRSLGAFARWLALFFAHVSLRDPVVAVLDGEGGNEYRRRLLPSYKAHRARGVGTGADSRVVDVLRECNVPVVRVDGYEADDVVATLTEQVLQKGFRVVIGSPDKDFKQLISEDVQLVMPIPEIGRWSFYTLRHYIAQYKCDPTADLSLRCFMGDEGDGVPGIQHLVPGFGRKTAVKLLNKHGSLENLLNTAAIRTVGKDYAQDALTKHADYLRKNYEVLSLKRDVNVQLDDRWLSTRNTSNDTSVLSDFILKFNEGRS; this is encoded by the exons ATGCTCATGGCAGTGACATTGCCATTGCCCGCCGTGGGCGCGGTCGCCGCGTCGCCGCTAGCTCCGGTTACCGCCACAGGGGCAGCGGCGCCCCTCAGGTCTCGCCCCCTCCGCCCCATCGCGACTCCAGCCACCACTGCCTCCTCTTCGTACTCTACTTCCGCCTCGGCCGTCTCCAGCACGCCGCCGTCTGCGAGGCATTCCCGCAAGCACCTGGCGGGCAGAGACGGCGCCTCGGCGAAGCCCGCCAAGTCCCGGGTGTTCTTCCTCGACGTCAACCCGCTCTGCTTTCGCGGCTCCCAGCGCAGCCTCGGCGCCTTCGCGCGCTGGCTCGCGCTCTTCTTCGCGCACGTCAGCCTCCGCGACCCCGTCGTCGCC GTTTTGGACGGGGAGGGAGGGAACGAGTATCGGAGGCGGCTGCTGCCGTCGTACAAGGCGCACAGGGCTCGCGGCGTCGGCACCGGCGCCGACTCGCGCGTCGTCGACGTTCTCCGCGAGTGCAATGTCCCG GTTGTCAGAGTCGATGGGTACGAGGCAGATGATGTGGTGGCTACCTTGACAGAGCAGGTTTTACAGAAAGGTTTTAGAGTTGTCATTGGCTCACCAGACAAGGACTTCAAGCAGCTGATATCTGAAGATGTTCAGTTAGTTATGCCCATTCCCGAGATTGGCCGATGGTCTTTTTATACACTAAGGCATTATATCGCGCAATACAAGTGTGATCCTACTGCAGATTTAAGCCTTA GATGCTTCATGGGTGATGAAGGAGACGGTGTTCCAGGAATCCAGCACTTGGTTCCGGGTTTTGGTCGAAAGACTGCAGTGAAACTACTTAATAAACATGGTTCATTAGAAAACTTGCTCAATACAGCTGCAATTAGAACTGTCGGCAAGGATTATGCTCAGGATGCTCTCACTAAGCATGCAGATTACTTGCGGAAAAATTATGAAGTTCTTAGTCTGAAGAG GGATGTAAATGTCCAGCTTGACGACAGATGGTTATCCACAAGGAACACATCCAATGACACCAGTGTTCTATCTGACTTCATCCTTAAATTTAACGAAGGCAGAAGCTAA